In Carassius gibelio isolate Cgi1373 ecotype wild population from Czech Republic chromosome B17, carGib1.2-hapl.c, whole genome shotgun sequence, a single window of DNA contains:
- the LOC127976172 gene encoding E3 ubiquitin-protein ligase UBR1 isoform X2, which translates to MAVAESLNGLQLSTKWQEDSNRGAAILRYLGEQVPLIYCLETEPQQGEEERKVEQCLLYPLECFLFGEEPCVGLQKLQQSNSSSSALQCGRVFKEGETVYSCRDCAIDPTCVLCIECFQKSVHKSHRYKMHASAGGGFCDCGDLEAWKSGPCCSQHDPGTSVSMEMDECVMDPGLRERAQMLFHLLLRYTTDMLVWEETYELSEELKPKVKEDTYFCVLYNDEHHSYDHVIYTLQRAIACDQNQAQIYTALIDKEGRKAVKRGTLRSCQQAKDNIRRNSEHIIQIPLRVEILHTAVMAHQTFALRLGAWFQKIIGYLVGLREVFCQVALEPGADNNQLCLISRLMLHDAKLYKGARKVVHELIFSSLLMDTEFKRQFAMKFTEHYKQLQEDFISDDHQRNISITGLSVQIFTVPTLARQLIEEGSVIKVIIETVMDMMRAHLDSSNRFQFQGHNPDKFFRVQVTFHDLRYILISKPSVWTETLRVKFLEGLRVFLRFLCCMQGMEEVKRQLGQHVEVEPEWEAGLTLQMQLRNILAMFQDWCSSDERVLLLAFQECHRALMSCTNQPFRSEPTDSYMCKQILHARPYKVSQEPVSIHLPVSRLLAGLYVLLCQTGAIQYLPDFVDPVQLNFTELAEQPLRCVVLAAQVCADMWRRNGLSLVSQVYYYQDVKCRDEMFDKDVIMLQIAASKMDPNHFLILVLLRFELFDLFNGNSSSKDQEVLKQWNRLTEEMLYLIIIIAGERYVPGISHVTKEEVTMREVIHLLCIEPMAHSSLVKSLPENENHETGLETVISKVAIFKKPGVSGHGLYELKKECLKKFNPFFYHYSRTQHSKAEEAQKKRRTQEGSDKALRPPVPPPFSPAFSNIVYLLCCDVFIHILKRIFRRAAEDRSNRWTEPMIQRALHLVGQALLEEKTQLESSSTEEVTFDFSLKAQKTGTEHGKSLFHFLTEIKSLPSLKAQNDMILWNLQMFEVVKCLREKSGPVASFSVDHSKLEECVQDKEKAEHKRKAEAAKAHRQKIMAQMSAMQKNFIESNQMLYDNVPESSSQSDTAASVDSLRMDVDESRVAVGPQQGVCSTDWEAQICILCQEEQEVQAQAPAMVLTACVQRSTVLTQNRGKTLSPNVGSYPLFMPPDLAVGTHTGSCGHVMHATCWQKYFEAVQNTTRNRLHADLIIDLENGEYMCPLCKSLCNTVIPLIPVEPSKLNYESAELVGQHLTLERWIQIMSSRIRGLRGTWQTDKNTKEAAREAAAVFDESQAEFRSILSFGVQESPKFSRSITEMLGVCGTTVHRVGLQTAPNDLCPYVPVMSWNTCAYTIQATENMLEEEGKPLFGSLQNRQLSGLKALVQFSAAQRLKSSQAVIQKHFADMLAVLVPVPNVENTPSILEVDFFHLLVGLVLSIPALYQEEAVDLQPSAVSTAYNQLYLLHLLTMAHMLQVLLASHDCAVIGGRGEGDEAQAAAELFSIVSQHTDRLRAGVTGFCVEGVKRGVLPFLRCAALFFNCLTGVPPPEELSGTAESPESQLHLLCSYLSLPSNLFQLFQDHRDVVTTLIKRWCENTAISKALKGEMQIIRYPHKRNRLIDLPEDYSVLLNQASHFKCPNSSDDERKHPTLCLLCGVMLCAQSPCCQEQLNGEEVGACTAHAAICGAGVGMFLRVRECEIILMASKTRGSPYPAPYLDDYGETDPQLGRGNPLHLCPERYRKLLHMWQQHCVLEEISRSLEVLNVMFPFEWQML; encoded by the exons ATGGCGGTGGCGGAGTCTCTGAACGGTTTACAGTTGAGCACG AAATGGCAGGAAGATTCAAACAGAGGGGCTGCCATACTCCGCTATTTAGGGGAGCAAGTCCCTCTAATTTACTGTCTGGAGACGGAGCCACAACAAGGGGAGGAGGAGCGAAAGGTTGAGCAATGCCTCCTGTATCCTCTGGAGTGCTTCCTTTTTGGAGAAGAACCCTGTGTTGGCCTGCAGAAGCTCCAGCAATCCAACAGCAGCTCCTCAGCTCTGCAGTGTGGACGCGTCTTTAAAGAGGGCGAGACCGTCTACTCCTGCAG GGATTGTGCAATAGATCCCACCTGTGTGCTCTGCATTGAATGCTTCCAGAAGAGTGTGCACAAAAGTCATCGCTACAAG ATGCATGCCTCAGCAGGAGGAGGTTTCTGTGACTGTGGAGATTTGGAGGCTTGGAAGAGCGGACCCTGCTGCTCCCAACACGACCCTGGCACCTCAGTTTCTATGGAAATG GATGAGTGTGTGATGGATCCAGGCCTGCGAGAAAGGGCTCAGATGCTGTTCCACCTGCTGCTGCGGTACACGACAGACATGCTGGTGTGGGAAGAAACCTATGAGCTATCAGAGGAGCTGAAGCCAAA AGTGAAAGAAGACACCTACTTCTGTGTGCTCTACAACGATGAACACCACTCATATGATCACGTCATCTACACACTTCAGCGCGCGATCGCCTGTGACCAGAATCAGGCCCAGATCTACACTGCACTTATTGACAAGGAA GGGCGGAAAGCTGTGAAGAGAGGGACTCTCAGATCCTGTCAACAAGCCAAGGACAATATCAGG CGTAACTCGGAGCACATTATCCAGATCCCATTGCGTGTGGAGATCCTTCACACTGCTGTAATGGCTCATCAGACCTTCGCCCTCAGACTTGGCGCATGGTTCCAGAAGATCATTGGCTACTTAG TTGGCCTCAGGGAGGTGTTCTGTCAGGTGGCTTTGGAGCCAGGTGCTGACAACAATCAACTCTGCCTGATCAGTCGACTCATGCTGCACGACGCCAAACTTTATAAAG GAGCTCGCAAGGTTGTCCACGAGTTAATTTTCAGTAGTTTACTAATGGACACAGAATTCAAGAGGCAGTTTGCCATGAAATTCACAGAG CACTACAAGCAACTTCAGGAAGACTTTATCAGCGATGACCATCAGAGGAACATCTCAATCACAGGCTTATCTGTGCAGATCTTCACTGTTCCCACTTTG gCCAGGCAGCTTATAGAGGAGGGCAGCGTCATCAAGGTCATTATAGAAACTGTAATGGATATGATGAGGGCACATCTGGACAGCAGCAACCGCTTCCAATTCCAGGGCCACAACCCTGACAAGTTCTTCCGGGTTCAAGTTACCTTCCATGACCTCAG GTACATTTTAATCAGTAAGCCCTCCGTGTGGACTGAGACGTTGAGGGTGAAGTTCCTTGAAGGTTTACGCGTCTTTCTTCGCTTCTTATGTTGTATGCAG GGGATGGAGGAGGTGAAGAGGCAGCTTGGTCAGCACGTGGAGGTGGAGCCTGAGTGGGAGGCGGGACTTACCCTCCAGATGCAGCTGCGCAACATTCTGGCCATGTTTCAGGACTGGTGTTCTTCTGAT GAGAGGGTTCTGTTACTGGCCTTTCAGGAGTGTCACAGAGCTCTAATGTCCTGCACCAACCAGCCCTTCCGCAGCGAGCCGACAGACAGCTACATGTGCAAGCAGATCCTCCACGCACGGCCGTATAAAGTCTCCCAGGAGCCCGTCTCCATCCATCTGCCCGTCTCCAGACTCCTGGCCG GTTTATATGTGCTGCTGTGCCAGACTGGAGCCATCCAATACCTCCCTGACTTTGTGGATCCT gtgcagCTGAACTTCACTGAGCTGGCGGAGCAGCCTCTGCGCTGTGTTGTGCTGGCGGCTCAGGTGTGTGCTGACATGTGGCGCAGAAACGGCCTGTCGCTCGTCAGCCAG GTGTATTACTATCAGGATGTTAAGTGCAGGGACGAAATGTTTGATAAGGATGTTATCATGTTGCAG ATTGCTGCTTCCAAAATGGACCCCAATCACTTCCTCATTCTTGTTCTTTTGAGGTTTGAACTCTTTGATCTGTTTAATGGCAACTCCTCCAGTAAAGATCAG GAAGTACTGAAACAGTGGAACAGGTTAACAGAGGAGATGCTCTACCTGATAATCATCATTGCAG GTGAACGGTATGTGCCTGGAATCAGTCATGTGACTAAGGAGGAAGTGACTATGAGGGAAGTCATCCATCTACTTTGTATTGAACCCATGGCACATAGCAGCCTGGTTAAAAGCCTGCctgaaaat gaaaacCATGAAACAGGGCTTGAAACTGTCATCTCTAAAGTTGCCATTTTCAA GAAACCAGGAGTGTCGGGCCATGGCTTGTATGAGCTGAAGAAGGAATGTCTGAAAAAGTTTAACCCCTTCTTCTATCATTATTCCAGAACACAGCATAGTAAG GCAGAAGAGGCTCAGAAGAAGAGGAGAACCCAAGAGGGCAGCGATAAAG CCCTCCGTCCTCCAGTGCCCCCTCCCTTCAGTCCAGCGTTCTCAAACATAGTGTACCTGCTCTGCTGTGACGTCTTCATCCATATTCTGAAGAGAATCTTCCGTAGAGCAGCAGAGGACCGTTCCAACCGATGGACTGAACCCATGATCCAGAGG GCCCTTCACCTCGTAGGCCAGGCTCTACTGGAGGAAAAAACGCAGTTGGAAAGCAGCAGTACTGAAGAAGTGACCTTTGACTTTAGCCTGAAAGCACAAA AAACTGGTACAGAACACGGCAAATCTTTGTTCCACTTCCTGACCGAAATTAAGTCTTTACCTTCTCTGAAAGCTCAGAATGACATGATCTTGTGGAACTTACAG ATGTTTGAGGTGGTGAAGTGTCTTCGAGAGAAATCCGGTCCTGTAGCTTCATTTTCTGTGGATCACAGCAAGCTGGAAGAG TGTGTTCAGGATAAAGAGAAGGCCGAGCACAAGAGGAAAGCTGAAGCTGCTAAAGCCCACAGGCAGAAGATCATGGCTCAGATGTCGGCCATGCAGAAGAACTTCATAGAGTCCAACCAGATGCTTTATGACAACGTTCCTGAGAGCTCGAGTCAGAGCGACACCGCCGCGTCTGTGGACAG cttgaGGATGGATGTGGATGAGAGCAGGGTGGCTGTGGGCCCTCAGCAGGGCGTTTGTTCCACAGACTGGGAGGCTCAGATCTGTATCCTGTGTCAGGAGGAGCAGGAGGTTCAGGCTCAGGCACCAGCCATGGTCCTCACAGCATGTGTGCAAAGATCTACTGTTCTCACCCAGAACCGTGGAAAGACACTCTCCCCTAACG TAGGCAGCTATCCCCTGTTCATGCCCCCTGATCTGGCTGTGGGAACACACACCGGCAGCTGTGGGCATGTGATGcacgccacctgctggcaaaa GTACTTTGAAGCTGTGCAGAACACCACTAGGAACCGGCTGCATGCAGATCTGATCATAGACCTGGAGAACGGCGAGTACATGTGTCCGCTCTGCAAGTCCCTCTGTAACACGGTCATCCCACTGATCCCTGTGGAGCCCAGCAAGCTTAACTA TGAGAGTGCTGAGTTAGTTGGTCAACATCTCACTCTGGAGCGCTGGATTCAGATTATGTCTTCTCGGATCAGAGGGCTGAGAGGTACATGGCAAACGG ACAAAAACACTAAGGAAGCGGCGAGGGAAGCAGCGGCAGTTTTTGATGAGAGTCAAGCTGAATTCCGATCCATTCTCAGTTTTGGAGTTCAAGAGTC GCCGAAGTTCTCTCGCAGTATCACAGAGATGTTGGGGGTCTGTGGGACCACCGTGCACAGGGTGGGACTGCAGACCGCTCCCAATGACCTGTGCCCGTACGTGCCCGTCATGTCCTGGAACACGTGTGCCTACACCATCCAGGCCACCG AGAATATGTTAGAGGAAGAAGGGAAGCCTCTCTTTGGATCCCTCCAGAACAGACAG CTGTCTGGACTCAAAGCATTGGTGCAGTTTTCCGCCGCTCAGAGGCTGAAGAGCAGTCAagctgtcattcagaagcattttGCTGATATGTTAGCAG TCCTGGTACCTGTTCCTAATGTAGAAAACACACCATCAATATTAGAAGTGGACTTCTTTCATCTACTG GTGGGGCTGGTTCTGTCCATCCCAGCGTTGTATCAGGAAGAGGCTGTAGACCTGCAGCCTTCAGCAGTCAGCACAGCGTACAATCAACTCTACCTGCTGCACCTGCTCACTATGGCACACATGCTGCAGGTCCTGCTGGCCTCACacg ATTGTGCTGTAATAGGAGGGCGGGGGGAGGGCGATGAGGCCCAGGCTGCAGCCGAACTCTTCTCTATTGTGTCTCAACACACAGACCG GTTAAGGGCTGGTGTGACTGGTTTCTGTGTAGAGGGTGTAAAGAGAGGTGTGCTTCCCTTCCTGCGCTGTGCTGCACTGTTCTTTAATTGCCTTACTGGAGTGCCCCCTCCAGAGGAGCTGTCCGGTACTGCAG AATCACCTGAAAGTCAGCTGCATCTGTTGTGTAGTTACCTCTCTTTGCCCTCCAACCTGTTTCAACTCTTTCAGGACCACAGGGATGTTGTAACCACCTTAATAAAGAg gTGGTGTGAGAATACAGCCATATCCAAAGCCCTCAAAGGTGAAATGCAGATCATCAG GTATCCTCATAAGAGAAACAGGCTAATAGATCTTCCAGAGGACTATAGTGTGTTGCTCAATCAAGCAAGTCACTTTAA ATGCCCAAACTCATCAGATGACGAGCGAAAGCACCCGACTCTGTGTCTTCTGTGTGGGGTCATGCTGTGTGCACAGAGCCCCTGCTGTCAGGAGCAGCTGAACGGGGAGGAAGTGGGCGCGTGCACGGCCCACGCCGCCATCTGTGGGGCTGGAGTGGGAATGTTTCTCAG GGTCCGAGAGTGTGAGATCATCTTGATGGCCAGTAAGACACGGGGCAGTCCCTATCCAGCACCTTATCTTGACGACTATGGAGAAACAGACCCTCAGCTTGG GCGTGGGAACCCGCTGCACTTGTGTCCAGAGCGATACCGCAAGTTGCTTCATATGTGGCAGCAGCACTGCGTCCTGGAGGAAATCTCTCGCAGTCTGGAGGTCCTCAATGTCATGTTCCCCTTTGAGTGGCAGATGCTTTGA
- the LOC127976172 gene encoding E3 ubiquitin-protein ligase UBR1 isoform X3: MAVAESLNGLQLSTKWQEDSNRGAAILRYLGEQVPLIYCLETEPQQGEEERKVEQCLLYPLECFLFGEEPCVGLQKLQQSNSSSSALQCGRVFKEGETVYSCRDCAIDPTCVLCIECFQKSVHKSHRYKMHASAGGGFCDCGDLEAWKSGPCCSQHDPGTSVSMEMDECVMDPGLRERAQMLFHLLLRYTTDMLVWEETYELSEELKPKVKEDTYFCVLYNDEHHSYDHVIYTLQRAIACDQNQAQIYTALIDKEGRKAVKRGTLRSCQQAKDNIRRNSEHIIQIPLRVEILHTAVMAHQTFALRLGAWFQKIIGYLVGLREVFCQVALEPGADNNQLCLISRLMLHDAKLYKGARKVVHELIFSSLLMDTEFKRQFAMKFTEHYKQLQEDFISDDHQRNISITGLSVQIFTVPTLARQLIEEGSVIKVIIETVMDMMRAHLDSSNRFQFQGHNPDKFFRVQVTFHDLRYILISKPSVWTETLRVKFLEGLRVFLRFLCCMQGMEEVKRQLGQHVEVEPEWEAGLTLQMQLRNILAMFQDWCSSDERVLLLAFQECHRALMSCTNQPFRSEPTDSYMCKQILHARPYKVSQEPVSIHLPVSRLLAGLYVLLCQTGAIQYLPDFVDPVQLNFTELAEQPLRCVVLAAQVCADMWRRNGLSLVSQVYYYQDVKCRDEMFDKDVIMLQIAASKMDPNHFLILVLLRFELFDLFNGNSSSKDQEVLKQWNRLTEEMLYLIIIIAGERYVPGISHVTKEEVTMREVIHLLCIEPMAHSSLVKSLPENENHETGLETVISKVAIFKKPGVSGHGLYELKKECLKKFNPFFYHYSRTQHSKAEEAQKKRRTQEGSDKALRPPVPPPFSPAFSNIVYLLCCDVFIHILKRIFRRAAEDRSNRWTEPMIQRALHLVGQALLEEKTQLESSSTEEVTFDFSLKAQKTGTEHGKSLFHFLTEIKSLPSLKAQNDMILWNLQMFEVVKCLREKSGPVASFSVDHSKLEECVQDKEKAEHKRKAEAAKAHRQKIMAQMSAMQKNFIESNQMLYDNVPESSSQSDTAASVDSLRMDVDESRVAVGPQQGVCSTDWEAQICILCQEEQEVQAQAPAMVLTACVQRSTVLTQNRGKTLSPNGSYPLFMPPDLAVGTHTGSCGHVMHATCWQKYFEAVQNTTRNRLHADLIIDLENGEYMCPLCKSLCNTVIPLIPVEPSKLNYESAELVGQHLTLERWIQIMSSRIRGLRGTWQTDKNTKEAAREAAAVFDESQAEFRSILSFGVQESPKFSRSITEMLGVCGTTVHRVGLQTAPNDLCPYVPVMSWNTCAYTIQATENMLEEEGKPLFGSLQNRQLSGLKALVQFSAAQRLKSSQAVIQKHFADMLAVLVPVPNVENTPSILEVDFFHLLVGLVLSIPALYQEEAVDLQPSAVSTAYNQLYLLHLLTMAHMLQVLLASHDCAVIGGRGEGDEAQAAAELFSIVSQHTDRLRAGVTGFCVEGVKRGVLPFLRCAALFFNCLTGVPPPEELSGTAESPESQLHLLCSYLSLPSNLFQLFQDHRDVVTTLIKRWCENTAISKALKGEMQIIRYPHKRNRLIDLPEDYSVLLNQASHFKCPNSSDDERKHPTLCLLCGVMLCAQSPCCQEQLNGEEVGACTAHAAICGAGVGMFLRVRECEIILMASKTRGSPYPAPYLDDYGETDPQLGRGNPLHLCPERYRKLLHMWQQHCVLEEISRSLEVLNVMFPFEWQML; encoded by the exons ATGGCGGTGGCGGAGTCTCTGAACGGTTTACAGTTGAGCACG AAATGGCAGGAAGATTCAAACAGAGGGGCTGCCATACTCCGCTATTTAGGGGAGCAAGTCCCTCTAATTTACTGTCTGGAGACGGAGCCACAACAAGGGGAGGAGGAGCGAAAGGTTGAGCAATGCCTCCTGTATCCTCTGGAGTGCTTCCTTTTTGGAGAAGAACCCTGTGTTGGCCTGCAGAAGCTCCAGCAATCCAACAGCAGCTCCTCAGCTCTGCAGTGTGGACGCGTCTTTAAAGAGGGCGAGACCGTCTACTCCTGCAG GGATTGTGCAATAGATCCCACCTGTGTGCTCTGCATTGAATGCTTCCAGAAGAGTGTGCACAAAAGTCATCGCTACAAG ATGCATGCCTCAGCAGGAGGAGGTTTCTGTGACTGTGGAGATTTGGAGGCTTGGAAGAGCGGACCCTGCTGCTCCCAACACGACCCTGGCACCTCAGTTTCTATGGAAATG GATGAGTGTGTGATGGATCCAGGCCTGCGAGAAAGGGCTCAGATGCTGTTCCACCTGCTGCTGCGGTACACGACAGACATGCTGGTGTGGGAAGAAACCTATGAGCTATCAGAGGAGCTGAAGCCAAA AGTGAAAGAAGACACCTACTTCTGTGTGCTCTACAACGATGAACACCACTCATATGATCACGTCATCTACACACTTCAGCGCGCGATCGCCTGTGACCAGAATCAGGCCCAGATCTACACTGCACTTATTGACAAGGAA GGGCGGAAAGCTGTGAAGAGAGGGACTCTCAGATCCTGTCAACAAGCCAAGGACAATATCAGG CGTAACTCGGAGCACATTATCCAGATCCCATTGCGTGTGGAGATCCTTCACACTGCTGTAATGGCTCATCAGACCTTCGCCCTCAGACTTGGCGCATGGTTCCAGAAGATCATTGGCTACTTAG TTGGCCTCAGGGAGGTGTTCTGTCAGGTGGCTTTGGAGCCAGGTGCTGACAACAATCAACTCTGCCTGATCAGTCGACTCATGCTGCACGACGCCAAACTTTATAAAG GAGCTCGCAAGGTTGTCCACGAGTTAATTTTCAGTAGTTTACTAATGGACACAGAATTCAAGAGGCAGTTTGCCATGAAATTCACAGAG CACTACAAGCAACTTCAGGAAGACTTTATCAGCGATGACCATCAGAGGAACATCTCAATCACAGGCTTATCTGTGCAGATCTTCACTGTTCCCACTTTG gCCAGGCAGCTTATAGAGGAGGGCAGCGTCATCAAGGTCATTATAGAAACTGTAATGGATATGATGAGGGCACATCTGGACAGCAGCAACCGCTTCCAATTCCAGGGCCACAACCCTGACAAGTTCTTCCGGGTTCAAGTTACCTTCCATGACCTCAG GTACATTTTAATCAGTAAGCCCTCCGTGTGGACTGAGACGTTGAGGGTGAAGTTCCTTGAAGGTTTACGCGTCTTTCTTCGCTTCTTATGTTGTATGCAG GGGATGGAGGAGGTGAAGAGGCAGCTTGGTCAGCACGTGGAGGTGGAGCCTGAGTGGGAGGCGGGACTTACCCTCCAGATGCAGCTGCGCAACATTCTGGCCATGTTTCAGGACTGGTGTTCTTCTGAT GAGAGGGTTCTGTTACTGGCCTTTCAGGAGTGTCACAGAGCTCTAATGTCCTGCACCAACCAGCCCTTCCGCAGCGAGCCGACAGACAGCTACATGTGCAAGCAGATCCTCCACGCACGGCCGTATAAAGTCTCCCAGGAGCCCGTCTCCATCCATCTGCCCGTCTCCAGACTCCTGGCCG GTTTATATGTGCTGCTGTGCCAGACTGGAGCCATCCAATACCTCCCTGACTTTGTGGATCCT gtgcagCTGAACTTCACTGAGCTGGCGGAGCAGCCTCTGCGCTGTGTTGTGCTGGCGGCTCAGGTGTGTGCTGACATGTGGCGCAGAAACGGCCTGTCGCTCGTCAGCCAG GTGTATTACTATCAGGATGTTAAGTGCAGGGACGAAATGTTTGATAAGGATGTTATCATGTTGCAG ATTGCTGCTTCCAAAATGGACCCCAATCACTTCCTCATTCTTGTTCTTTTGAGGTTTGAACTCTTTGATCTGTTTAATGGCAACTCCTCCAGTAAAGATCAG GAAGTACTGAAACAGTGGAACAGGTTAACAGAGGAGATGCTCTACCTGATAATCATCATTGCAG GTGAACGGTATGTGCCTGGAATCAGTCATGTGACTAAGGAGGAAGTGACTATGAGGGAAGTCATCCATCTACTTTGTATTGAACCCATGGCACATAGCAGCCTGGTTAAAAGCCTGCctgaaaat gaaaacCATGAAACAGGGCTTGAAACTGTCATCTCTAAAGTTGCCATTTTCAA GAAACCAGGAGTGTCGGGCCATGGCTTGTATGAGCTGAAGAAGGAATGTCTGAAAAAGTTTAACCCCTTCTTCTATCATTATTCCAGAACACAGCATAGTAAG GCAGAAGAGGCTCAGAAGAAGAGGAGAACCCAAGAGGGCAGCGATAAAG CCCTCCGTCCTCCAGTGCCCCCTCCCTTCAGTCCAGCGTTCTCAAACATAGTGTACCTGCTCTGCTGTGACGTCTTCATCCATATTCTGAAGAGAATCTTCCGTAGAGCAGCAGAGGACCGTTCCAACCGATGGACTGAACCCATGATCCAGAGG GCCCTTCACCTCGTAGGCCAGGCTCTACTGGAGGAAAAAACGCAGTTGGAAAGCAGCAGTACTGAAGAAGTGACCTTTGACTTTAGCCTGAAAGCACAAA AAACTGGTACAGAACACGGCAAATCTTTGTTCCACTTCCTGACCGAAATTAAGTCTTTACCTTCTCTGAAAGCTCAGAATGACATGATCTTGTGGAACTTACAG ATGTTTGAGGTGGTGAAGTGTCTTCGAGAGAAATCCGGTCCTGTAGCTTCATTTTCTGTGGATCACAGCAAGCTGGAAGAG TGTGTTCAGGATAAAGAGAAGGCCGAGCACAAGAGGAAAGCTGAAGCTGCTAAAGCCCACAGGCAGAAGATCATGGCTCAGATGTCGGCCATGCAGAAGAACTTCATAGAGTCCAACCAGATGCTTTATGACAACGTTCCTGAGAGCTCGAGTCAGAGCGACACCGCCGCGTCTGTGGACAG cttgaGGATGGATGTGGATGAGAGCAGGGTGGCTGTGGGCCCTCAGCAGGGCGTTTGTTCCACAGACTGGGAGGCTCAGATCTGTATCCTGTGTCAGGAGGAGCAGGAGGTTCAGGCTCAGGCACCAGCCATGGTCCTCACAGCATGTGTGCAAAGATCTACTGTTCTCACCCAGAACCGTGGAAAGACACTCTCCCCTAACG GCAGCTATCCCCTGTTCATGCCCCCTGATCTGGCTGTGGGAACACACACCGGCAGCTGTGGGCATGTGATGcacgccacctgctggcaaaa GTACTTTGAAGCTGTGCAGAACACCACTAGGAACCGGCTGCATGCAGATCTGATCATAGACCTGGAGAACGGCGAGTACATGTGTCCGCTCTGCAAGTCCCTCTGTAACACGGTCATCCCACTGATCCCTGTGGAGCCCAGCAAGCTTAACTA TGAGAGTGCTGAGTTAGTTGGTCAACATCTCACTCTGGAGCGCTGGATTCAGATTATGTCTTCTCGGATCAGAGGGCTGAGAGGTACATGGCAAACGG ACAAAAACACTAAGGAAGCGGCGAGGGAAGCAGCGGCAGTTTTTGATGAGAGTCAAGCTGAATTCCGATCCATTCTCAGTTTTGGAGTTCAAGAGTC GCCGAAGTTCTCTCGCAGTATCACAGAGATGTTGGGGGTCTGTGGGACCACCGTGCACAGGGTGGGACTGCAGACCGCTCCCAATGACCTGTGCCCGTACGTGCCCGTCATGTCCTGGAACACGTGTGCCTACACCATCCAGGCCACCG AGAATATGTTAGAGGAAGAAGGGAAGCCTCTCTTTGGATCCCTCCAGAACAGACAG CTGTCTGGACTCAAAGCATTGGTGCAGTTTTCCGCCGCTCAGAGGCTGAAGAGCAGTCAagctgtcattcagaagcattttGCTGATATGTTAGCAG TCCTGGTACCTGTTCCTAATGTAGAAAACACACCATCAATATTAGAAGTGGACTTCTTTCATCTACTG GTGGGGCTGGTTCTGTCCATCCCAGCGTTGTATCAGGAAGAGGCTGTAGACCTGCAGCCTTCAGCAGTCAGCACAGCGTACAATCAACTCTACCTGCTGCACCTGCTCACTATGGCACACATGCTGCAGGTCCTGCTGGCCTCACacg ATTGTGCTGTAATAGGAGGGCGGGGGGAGGGCGATGAGGCCCAGGCTGCAGCCGAACTCTTCTCTATTGTGTCTCAACACACAGACCG GTTAAGGGCTGGTGTGACTGGTTTCTGTGTAGAGGGTGTAAAGAGAGGTGTGCTTCCCTTCCTGCGCTGTGCTGCACTGTTCTTTAATTGCCTTACTGGAGTGCCCCCTCCAGAGGAGCTGTCCGGTACTGCAG AATCACCTGAAAGTCAGCTGCATCTGTTGTGTAGTTACCTCTCTTTGCCCTCCAACCTGTTTCAACTCTTTCAGGACCACAGGGATGTTGTAACCACCTTAATAAAGAg gTGGTGTGAGAATACAGCCATATCCAAAGCCCTCAAAGGTGAAATGCAGATCATCAG GTATCCTCATAAGAGAAACAGGCTAATAGATCTTCCAGAGGACTATAGTGTGTTGCTCAATCAAGCAAGTCACTTTAA ATGCCCAAACTCATCAGATGACGAGCGAAAGCACCCGACTCTGTGTCTTCTGTGTGGGGTCATGCTGTGTGCACAGAGCCCCTGCTGTCAGGAGCAGCTGAACGGGGAGGAAGTGGGCGCGTGCACGGCCCACGCCGCCATCTGTGGGGCTGGAGTGGGAATGTTTCTCAG GGTCCGAGAGTGTGAGATCATCTTGATGGCCAGTAAGACACGGGGCAGTCCCTATCCAGCACCTTATCTTGACGACTATGGAGAAACAGACCCTCAGCTTGG GCGTGGGAACCCGCTGCACTTGTGTCCAGAGCGATACCGCAAGTTGCTTCATATGTGGCAGCAGCACTGCGTCCTGGAGGAAATCTCTCGCAGTCTGGAGGTCCTCAATGTCATGTTCCCCTTTGAGTGGCAGATGCTTTGA